The Macellibacteroides fermentans genome contains the following window.
AATGAGCTTGTTAAGGTGTTGAAAACCTCTGTTGATAACTCCGGTGGACTTACAGTTAGCTCTGATCCGGCATCCATCCAATCCTGTTCGGTTTATATTGTTACGGTTCCTACTCCCATCACCCGGTTTAAATCGCCCGACCTGTCTCCGTTACTCTCGGCAACAGCCATGATTGGCAGTATGCTTAAGAAAGGCGACGTGGTTGTGTACGAATCGACTGTCTATCCCGGATGCACGGAGGAGGATTGTGTTCCTGTGCTCGAGCAAACATCCGGATTAAGATATAACCTGGATTTCTTTTGTGGCTATTCTCCGGAACGGGTCAACCCCGGTGATAAGAAAAACCGTCTGGAGACCATTCGTAAGGTGGTATCCGGTTCAACCCCCGGGGTTGCCGGGATGCTGACCGGTTTATATGCTTCAATCATTGACGCGGGTGTGTTTACAGCCTCTTCCATGAAGGTTGCCGAAGCCAGCAAAGCCATCGAGAATGCCCAGCGGGATGTAAATATCTCATTTGTAAATGAACTCGCACTGATATTCGACCGCATGGAGATAGACACCCGCGAAGTGCTGGAGGCCGCATCAACCAAATGGAATTTCCTGAATTTTAGTCCCGGTCTGGTTGGAGGTCATTGTATCGGTGTGGATCCCTACTACCTGCTTCATAAAGCTCAATGCCTGGGTTATCACCCCCAGGTGATATTATCGGGACGGAATGTGAATGATTCCATGGGGCATTTTGTGGCATCAAAAGTGGTGAAGCTGATGAGTAAAAAGGGAATCTGTATCGGTCAGAGTAAGGCCCTGATTCTGGGCTTTTCATTTAAGGAGAATTGCCCCGATACCCGCAACACAAGGATCATTGATATCTATACGGAGTTGTCCGACTTCGGAGTAACGGTGCAAGTGTACGATCCCTGGGTGTTTCGAAGCAAGGTGGAGGAGGAGTACGGCCTCAGCCTGCTACCCGATCTGCCCGACCTTACCACCTACGATGCCATTGTGCTTGCTGTAGGGCACGATTGCTTCCGGTCGGTCGACTTTCAATTTGTAAAAAATAAAAAAACCATCCTGTTCGACGTAAAGGGGATTCTGCCCCGGGAATGTGCTCACGGGAGGTTATAGAAAACCAGATGGGAAAAATATACGGATTAACAGAAGAGGCATATACCCCCTCGCCTTTATTGCAATGGGTTACATCCGGATCCAGGGTATTGGAGCTGGGCGCTGCCATGGGATATATGACTCGCTATATGAAAGAAGAGTTGGACTGCCGGGTTACCGAAGTCGAAATAAGCGCCGAAATGGCCCGCCATGCAGCTCTTTATGCCGAACAGATGGTGGTAGGTAATCTGGATACTGATCCCTGGTTTGAAACAATAGAAGGTCCTTTCGACTATGTGGTGATGGGAGATGTGTTAGAACATCTGCGTAATCCACGGAAGACCCTCGAAAAAGCAGTCTCCCTTCTGAAGCCCGGAGGATTTATTCTGTCATCTGTTCCCAATATTTCTCATAATGCAGTAGTGATGGGCCTGCTTAAAGGCGAATTTCCATACCAGTCCTTTGGTCTGCTTGATGATACCCATGTACATTTCTTTACCCGGAAAAGTATGTTTGAATTGTTCAATAGCTGCGGATTGCTTAGTGTGGCTGAGGAATCTAACCTGATGCGTCCCGATGCTACGGAACTTAAACAGTATTATGCATTCCGTTTTTTAGCAGCCTTCATGGTGCGTCGCCCCGATGCCCATGTTTATCAGTTTATCAATAAATGGCAATTGTCCGATGGAGGGCCGGTCGTACACCAAAAGTCAGAGGGTATCCGTTTAGGCTGGGGTAGTGCAATCCGGGCATTGATGGACGACATGAACGAGTACCTGGGCGTAAAGCTTGGAACAGGGGGGAGTCTGACCAAAATTTTTAGGAAAAAAGTTTCTGAATGAAATCATTGAAAGAACGTACCGCCACAGGCATTTTCTGGGGGGGACTTAATACCTTTTCACAACAGCTTGTCCAGCTGGTATTCGGGATTGTGATGGCCCGAATCCTGATGCCCGACGATTATGGTTTAATCGGGATGATCTCGGTCTTCACCCTGGTTGCCAACACACTGCAGGAAAGTGGTTTCTCGTCCACACTAATTAAAATGCAGGCACCCACCAAAGAGGACTATGCGTCGGTCTTCTGGTTCAACGTTTTTATCAGTCTGGTCATCTACCTCATTCTTTTTGTGTCGGCTCCGGCAATAGCTGGTTTCTTCGATCAACCGGTTCTGGTGGATTATTCCCGTGTGGTGTTCCTGTCATTTGTCTTCAACGCATTGGGTATCATTCAAAACGCCATTCTTACCAAGCAGATTGCGCAGAAGCAGCTGGCCATGGTAAATCTGGGATCCATTCTGTTGTCGTGTGTCCTGGGACTTACATTTGCGTTGCTCGATTTTGCGCATTGGGCCATCGCCATACAGGCGGTGTCACTTTCATTTTTCCGTACCCTGCTGCTCTGGATGATGAGCGACTGGCGACCGGAAGCTTCGTTCCATCTGCCTGCTCTAAAGCGGATGTTCCCGTTTAGCGTAAAGCTTCTTTTCTCGGGTGTAATCACCCAGCTGGCCGGAGGGGCCTATTCTTTGTTCCTTGGTAAGTATTACGATGCGGAACAGGTTGGTTACTATACCCAGGCAAATAAATGGTATACCATTCCCTATTCCATTGTGTATGGGATTATCAACACATTGGCTTTACCTGTATTGTCCG
Protein-coding sequences here:
- a CDS encoding nucleotide sugar dehydrogenase, coding for MEIAIIGLGYVGLPLAVAFAKKYRVRGFDIDSSRIADLQQGVDNTLEVDENELVKVLKTSVDNSGGLTVSSDPASIQSCSVYIVTVPTPITRFKSPDLSPLLSATAMIGSMLKKGDVVVYESTVYPGCTEEDCVPVLEQTSGLRYNLDFFCGYSPERVNPGDKKNRLETIRKVVSGSTPGVAGMLTGLYASIIDAGVFTASSMKVAEASKAIENAQRDVNISFVNELALIFDRMEIDTREVLEAASTKWNFLNFSPGLVGGHCIGVDPYYLLHKAQCLGYHPQVILSGRNVNDSMGHFVASKVVKLMSKKGICIGQSKALILGFSFKENCPDTRNTRIIDIYTELSDFGVTVQVYDPWVFRSKVEEEYGLSLLPDLPDLTTYDAIVLAVGHDCFRSVDFQFVKNKKTILFDVKGILPRECAHGRL
- a CDS encoding class I SAM-dependent methyltransferase — encoded protein: MGKIYGLTEEAYTPSPLLQWVTSGSRVLELGAAMGYMTRYMKEELDCRVTEVEISAEMARHAALYAEQMVVGNLDTDPWFETIEGPFDYVVMGDVLEHLRNPRKTLEKAVSLLKPGGFILSSVPNISHNAVVMGLLKGEFPYQSFGLLDDTHVHFFTRKSMFELFNSCGLLSVAEESNLMRPDATELKQYYAFRFLAAFMVRRPDAHVYQFINKWQLSDGGPVVHQKSEGIRLGWGSAIRALMDDMNEYLGVKLGTGGSLTKIFRKKVSE
- a CDS encoding lipopolysaccharide biosynthesis protein, which translates into the protein MKSLKERTATGIFWGGLNTFSQQLVQLVFGIVMARILMPDDYGLIGMISVFTLVANTLQESGFSSTLIKMQAPTKEDYASVFWFNVFISLVIYLILFVSAPAIAGFFDQPVLVDYSRVVFLSFVFNALGIIQNAILTKQIAQKQLAMVNLGSILLSCVLGLTFALLDFAHWAIAIQAVSLSFFRTLLLWMMSDWRPEASFHLPALKRMFPFSVKLLFSGVITQLAGGAYSLFLGKYYDAEQVGYYTQANKWYTIPYSIVYGIINTLALPVLSEISNETERQRAVFRKMMRFTAFISFPMILGLAFIAKEFILVMVTAKWLGAVVILQILCIWGAFVPMYSLYVNVMISRGHPGVNLIFSLVNGCLLLATIVATVHLGVVKLLLFTTAINLLTLGAYFVVAWRLLRFGLTDFIRDVLPFGFITVAVFLVVSLLLKPVDNIYLLLILKILLSALLYVGVMKLLRVVILEEILGYFSGMKRKFAVQKKNDETK